A window of the Cicer arietinum cultivar CDC Frontier isolate Library 1 chromosome 6, Cicar.CDCFrontier_v2.0, whole genome shotgun sequence genome harbors these coding sequences:
- the LOC140920787 gene encoding protein FAR-RED ELONGATED HYPOCOTYL 3-like: MIKYKLAPIFILNVLKVRNETNVTIPNQIYKARSTYRSSLRGPYTEMQHLLKLIQQENYVHWTRRRENSDILRDIFWTHPDCIKLLNTFHFVLICDSTYKTNRYRLPLLEIVGVTSTSLTFSVGFAYLEKERQDNFIWAFEKVRMLFKSESLISKVIVTDRDLAMMNAISVVFPTSIHLLCRFHIEKNVGARCKQYVKNDRQEEVMDLWKKIVYSTSVEEYDHHLQQFELLCADIILFVDYVKDSWLTPYKERFVNVWTNRVMHLGNTTSNRVESAHWRLKNMLQTSFGDLCKSWDAVNMMLKNQICIIQSSFQKKSPFQKTIKDVEHGTTHGLPCACELAKLQINALLGWTEESWALVRSQLDKEIGLHKDVYSNVFDDNVESQDYPLVEQYLIAPHDSDHIQYERDRAIRYVTIPIFSDTSYGPINLAVSFFAFNTLPSLLECNL, translated from the exons atgataaagtataagcttgcacccATATTCATTCTAAATGTTTTGAAAGTGAGAAATGAAACCAATGTCACTATTcctaatcaaatatataaagcaaggagtacttatcgatcatcattgagaggtccgtacacagaaatgcagcatctgttgaagttaatacaacaagaaaattatgtgcattggacaagaagacgggaaaattctgatattttgagagatattttttggacgcatcctgattgtataaagttgttaaacacatttcattttgttttgatatgtgatagcacatacaaaacaaacagaTATCGGTTACCATTACTTGAAATAGTCGGTGTCActtctactagtttgacattttcagttgggtttgcttatttggaaaaagagcgacaagataacttcatttgggcatttgaaaaggtacgaatgttgttcaaatccgagtctttgatttctaaagttattgtgactgatagagatcttgccatgatgaatgcgattagtgttgtgtttcctacatcaatacatttgctatgtcgttttcatattgaaaaaaatgttggggcaagatgcaaacaatatgtcaaaaatgatagacaagaagaagtaatggatttatggaaaaagattgtctattcgactagtgtggaagagtatgatcatcatttgcaacaatttgagctattgtgtgccgatattattctttttgttgattatgtgaaagattcatggttaacaccttacaaagaaaggtttgtcaacgtttggaccaatagagtgatgcatttggggaacacaacatctaacag agttgagtctgctcattggagattgaaaaacatgcttcaaactagttttggtgatttgtgtaaaagttgggatgcagtgaatatgatgttgaagaaccaaatatgtatcattcagTCTTCTTTTCAGAAAAAGTCTccttttcagaaaaccatcaaggatgttgagcacgg aacaactcatggattaccatgtgcttgtgagttggctAAGTTGCAGATAAATG CATTGCTAGGTTGGACCGAAGAATCTTGGGCTTTAGTTCGAtcacaattggataaagagattgGTCTACATAAAGATGTTTATTCTAATGTTTTTGATGACAATGTTGAATCA CAAGATTATCCTTTAGTTGAACAGTATTTGATTGCACCACATGACTCGGATCAT ATTCAATACGAACGGGACAGAGCAATACGATATGTCACAATTCCAATCTTCTCCGATACTTCTTATGGTCCGATAAACTTAGCTGTGAGCTTCTTCGCCTTCAATACTCTTCCAAGTCTTTTAGAGTGTAACCTTTAA